The following are encoded in a window of Ranitomeya variabilis isolate aRanVar5 chromosome 6, aRanVar5.hap1, whole genome shotgun sequence genomic DNA:
- the LOC143783217 gene encoding microtubule-associated serine/threonine-protein kinase 3-like, whose translation MTQLLRKSPKHRLGTGGANEIKSHPFLNKLDFENLQYMKPWFRPNLKSEEDTRYFQTDIWRPKHTDSDEGDTSEVSDWPESLNYVSSSQRLSKLYATNTRMMSNEDHEPSPDCSLETSTKHSDVQKESSPTRNDGDNQCFTTENNKSPSPILSVESKITSALKLGEEQDPEIVAETEPSRAA comes from the exons ATGACTCAGCTGCTCAGGAAAAGTCCAAAACACAGACTCGGGACAG GAGGAGCAAATGAAATCAAAAGTCATCCATTCCTGAATAAGTTAGATTTTGAGAACCTTCAATATATGAAGCCATGGTTTAGGCCAAATCTTAAGTCAGAGGAGGACACCCGCTACTTTCAAA CTGACATTTGGAGACCCAAACATACAGATTCAGATGAGGGTGACACAAGTGAAGTCAGTGATTGGCCAGAAAGCCTAAACTATGTATCATCTTCTCAAAGACTTTCTAAG CTATATGCAACCAATACCAGGATGATGAGCAATGAAGATCATGAGCCATCTCCAGATTGTTCTCTAGAGACCAGCACAAAACACTCAGACGT GCAGAAAGAATCTTCTCCTACTAGAAATGATGGTGATAATCAGTGTTTCACTACTGAAAACAACAAGTCACCCTCTCCCATATTGTCAG TTGAGTCGAAAATTACATCTGCATTAAAACTGGGAGAAGAGCAAGATCCTGAAATAGTAGCAGAGACAGAACCTAGCAGAG ctgcatga